The following nucleotide sequence is from Nitrospira sp..
CCCGCGGACAAGGCGCATCTCAACCGAGTGATGGAATGATCGCTCGCCTGATGCGCTGGCAGGAACTGGGACGGGTCTGGATCGGCCACTGGCTCAGCCGCCCCTTTCATCAGCTCTTCAACCTCATCCCGGGCCTGGAGTTGGGACTCGCCGAAGCGGCGATCACCTCGCTGCCCCTCAGCCACGCCCCGCTGGCCGGTCGGCGTGCGGTTCACCTCAGCGACCTGCACCTGGATCGGTACCGTCCCAGGCACCACGCCCTCGTCCGGACGGTGGAGGACCTTGGGCCGGACTGGATTTTCATCACCGGTGATCTCCTCAACGTCCGTGACGGCTTGCCGCACATGGTCCGCTTCCTCTCGGAGCTCCGCCGCCTGGCCCCCGTCTTCGTCACGCTCGGCAATCACGACCACTATAGCGGATTGCGTGTGGATGAATTCGCCGAACAGCTCGACCGCATCAAAGTGACGCTCCTGGTCAACCAGGTCACCTTCGTCCCCCTGGAAGACGGAGAACTCGCCATCGTCGGCCTCGACGATCCTTCCCTCCATCGGGCAGACCTGCGCTGCATTCCGTCATACCGACCCGGACGATTCACGCTCCTGCTGGCCCATGCGCCCAACATCCTGGAGCAGCTTGAATCACAGCATCACATCGATCTGGGCCTCTGCGGCCATAGCCATGCGGGCCAATGGCGTATTCCGTTCATCCCGACCTTTTGGCTGCCGCCCGGCTGCCACGGACGCACGAACGGCCTCTACCGGAACGGTGCCCACCGACTCTATGTCAACCGAGGCATCGGCTGGTCGGTGTTTCCCGTTCGACTCAACTGCTCGCCCGAAATCGTCGTCCTGGACTGGTCATCCTGACGCCTCGGTCTTCATCACGTGATTCGTTCCAGTGCCTCCCGGGCTCGGCTTCGCACCGTTTGATCCCAATCTTCCTTGCTGGCGTACAGCAACTTCTCCTTCGCGGCGGAGGCTCGAAGCCGACCGAGGCCGAGCGCGGCGCTGGCCCGCACATAGGCATGGTCGTCTTCCAGCGCCTTCAGCAGAGGCGGCACGACCGATTCGTCTCCGATGACGCCCAAATGGCTCGCCGCCATCCCACGCACACGGTGCTGCTTGTCTCCCAAGGCACGCTTCAGCGTCGTCAAGAACAATTCCTGGAGCCGGGGGGCAATGGTTTCCAGCCCGGCACGCTGATAGTCGTTCACTTCGATCAGCGCGAAGGCCACCTCGAGACGTTTATCGTGTGACGATTGGTTCTCGAACAGGGTGATCAACCGCGCTCGCTGCGCAACCCGTCGACGCCGCTGCTGAATCTTTCGCACGATGATCCAGGCGGCCACCGCAACGGCACAAACCAGAGCCGCGATAGGAATGGCCTGATCGATCACCACATCCTGCACCTCCGGCGAGAGGCGCTTCCAGATCCAGACGCCGGAGATCACCAGGCCCAGCAAGAGAAAGATAGCGGTCAGATTGGCATGGCCCGATTGAGCGTGGCGCGGCATGGCAGGCGCCATGATAGGAGGATGGTCCTCATGGCGTCAACGCGACGCCCACCCGCTCTTGACAGGCACCAGCCATGATGACTAGGCTTCGCATCCGTGGAACTACCGGATTTCCAGAACGATCCGCATTTGAAGGTCCTACGCCCGCTGGTGGAAACGTACCTGGCCTTCTGGCGCATGGATAGCCGACATATCCGTTCGCTGCGCCTCACACCGTCACAATTCGACGTCATCGCGACCCTCGGCGATACCAGCGGGCTGACCTGTGCGGAACTGTCTACTGCCACCCTGGTGACGAAAGGCACGCTGACCGGAGTCCTGGACCGCCTGGAGGAGAAGGGGCTCATTCGACGAACGCCGGTCGAATCCGACCGGAGAAGTACCAGAATCTGCCTGACCGCCAAGGGCGAGGAGCTCTTCAGAAAGATTTTCGCGGCGCACACGGCCTTCCTCCGTCCCTACTTTGAGCGCGCCCTCACCGCGGCAGAAGCGGATCAGCTGCGGCTACTGCTGCTTCGCTTGCGACAGAGCTTCCTGGAGGCCCCCAGTTCATGATCCGAGTCACGGTGCTGGGCTCCGGCACCAACCTCCATCCGCGCCGCGCCGCCGCGGGGTATGTAGTCCAGACGGACCACATCTTCTTGTTGGACTTCGGGCCCCGCACGCTGACTAACCTCATCAAGAGCGGCGTGGACCGACATCGGATCACCCATCTCTTGTTCTCGCATTTTCACGCCGACCACTTTGCCGATTTTATCCCGTTTTTTTTCGACGCGGTCATTTTCTGCAAGTATGAAGCGGGCACCAGACCGCCGTTGACGATCATCGGCCCCCGCGGCACCAAACGCGTGATGGGAGCGATGTTGTCCACCTTCCCCAGTTTCAACCGCGCGCCCTTCCGAGTCACCATTCGCGAGGTTGCCGATCGCGCCATCAGGCTCGGTGACACCGTGATCCGTCCTGCGACGGTCACCCACGCTCCCCGACTCCACTGTCTGGGCTACCGCATCGAATATGGCGGACGGGCTCTCGCCTATTCGGGCGATTCGTTGTATTGCGACGGCCTGATCCGGCTCTGTTACGAGGCGAACCTCGCCATTTTGGATTGTTCCTTTCCGGAAAATCGCCCGGGATCCGGCCATCTCCACGCGGGCCTCTGCGGTCGCGTGGCGCAGGAAGCCGGAGTCGACCGGTTGGTCCTCTCCCACTTCTATCCCATTGCCGAGCGGTATGACGTTCGAGCACAGGCCGGGCAATACTTCTCCGGCCGTATTCGTAAGGCGCGGGACCTGCTCTCCCTACGGGCCTGACTTCTGCCCCGACAAATGCGATGGCGCCAACAGCGGCACTCTACCTGACGAGCCGTAGCCGGGTAATGGCCGGCCTTAGAGGCCGCCCTCTCGTTGTTCACAACCGAGAATTTCGACGAACCGAGACAGCCGGTTCTTTTTCAGAGGATCATCGAGCTTGTTGTAGATGGCCAACAGGTTCTTGATCATGCGGGTGAGGATGGCACGCGGTGGGCTTGGCTGGAGGAACCGGTCTTCGAAGCCGTATCCGGCCTCCGTGAGGAACCGGGCACAATTCTTTTCTGTCAGGAGCGCGCCGCCGTTAAAACAGTCGATGAAGATCTTGTACTTGTCGGAATCGTACTTGACGAGGAAATGGCCGGGCATCCCGATACCTTGGACCGGCAGGTGCAACCGTTTTCCAATCAACAAATACACAGCGGACAGACTGATCGGAATGCCGGTTCGGCGGTCGAGCACGCAATTGAGATAACTGTTCTCAACTTCATAATAGTTCTTGGTATTGCCCCTGAACCCGGCTTCCGTAAAGAGATACCGATTGAGCGCCTTCACTGTCTCTTCGCCCGAGACCCTGGACCCGATCTGATCGCGCACTTCATGCGCCATGTGGTCCAACTGACGACGATACGACGGCACCTCCAGCATCGGATAGGCGTACCGCGCGAGGATGAAGGCGCCCGCTTCCAGATCGATACGATCGTCCGGCTGCGCCACCAGATCACGCAGTTCGTCCTCCAGCCTCGTCCCGCGGATTTCCTCCAGCACGGTGACGATGCGGTCGGACATTTCCGGCTGCTCGATCTCCGCTTCCTGCAGCAGCGGGACCGCGCAGTCCCCGTAGTCGATCAATTTTCCGCTGATAGTCTTGACGATGCGCTCATCCTCGTCGCCGAGGAGTCGAATCAAGGCGCGGATCTGGCTTTCATTCGCGAACATGGCGCATCCCCTGGATTCGGACGCCTCAGCCCATCGCGCGCCGGAAGACGCGGGCGCCGCCGTAGAGGCAGAGGGCGTCGAACAGCACCATCACAACGATGACCATCCCGACATGGGGCAGCGCTTCGGCCCACCCTTGTAGGATCAACGGGCGGACAGCGTCGATCGCCCAGGTCATGGGGTTGAACTGGGCCAGAAATCCCATCCACCCCGGCATGGCGCTCAACGGCACCAGCGCGGAACTCAAAAAGATCATCGGCAGCGACAGGAACCCCAATACGGAGAAAAAGTCGCCATGGCTCTTCACCGAGAACGCCATGGCCATGGAAATCGCGGTCAATCCGACCCCGAACATCATGCCGATCAGCAGGATCGTCGCCACCCCCGCCAGGCCCGTCGCCGGCTGGACGCCGAACAACCAGGCCACGCCTAGAATCACCAGGACCTGCAGGGAGGTAATGGTCATCACAAAGATGAATCGGCTGAGAATGACCGAGGTCCGATGGATCGGCGTCGACATCAACCGCTCCAGGAACCCGTTTTCCTTGTCGAAGAGCAGATCGACCCCGCCAGCCAAGCCGTTGTTGAGCACGGTCATGACGACCACGCCCGCCGCCAGGAAGCTGATGTAATTGGGCGCCTGGGTCACCTGCATATCGGCGGCGCGTTGGAACAAATTGCCGAAGAAAATGAGCCAGAACAGCATCGGCTGCACCAGCGTGAAGAGCATGCTGAACTTCTCGCGGCTCAACCGCCGCACCCAGCGCATAGTCAAGGCCCGGATTTCCTGCCAATACTCCTGCATAACGGCTCGTGGGCGAGGTGCGTGTCGCTACCTCTCCTCCTCCTTGGGGGTCTCGTCTTTGATGGATCGCCCGGTATGGGCGATGAATACGTCGTCCAGCCGCGGCCGGTGATAATCGATGAACTCCAGTCGGCAGGCCAGACGGTTGGCTGCTTCGAGAATGGCCGGCAAGGCCTTCTCCGGAGAGTCGACCCGGATATCCAATCCGTTCGGCTTAACCGCCACGGCCCGGATCGCAGGCAGATTCTTGACCGCCGCTTCTAGGCCCGCCACCCGGTCATGCTCATGGATCGTCAGCGACACCAAATCGCCGCCTAATCCAACTTTCAACTCTGTGGGCGATCCTAGGGCCTTGATCCGTCCGCCGTCGATGATGGCGATGCGGTCGCAGAGCTGATCCGCCTCGTCGAGATAATTGGTCGTCATTACCACGGTGATGCCCCGTTCCCGCATCGCCCGCACATGGTCCCAAATCCGCAGTCGGCTCTGGACATCCAAGCCCAGCGTCGGTTCGTCCAAAAAGAGGATCTTGGGATCGGGCAACAGCCCGCAGGCGATATCCAGTTTCCGCTTCATGCCCCCGGAGTAAGTCTTAGCCGGCCGGTCGGCATGTGGTTCGAGTTCGACCAGTTTAAGCAGGTGGGCGATACGGGTGTTTGCTTCGTCCGTGGCCAGGTGATAGAGATCCGCGAGTAGTTCCAGATGTTCACGCCCCGTAAGGAACCGATCAATGGCCCGCTCCTGGGGCACGTAGCCGATGGTCTTGCGCACCCGGTCTGCATCCTTCACGGTATCCAAGCCGAGGATGGTGGCTGAGCCGGAAGTGGGCTGGAGCAGCGTAATCAAGATGCGAAGCGTAGTGCTCTTGCCAGCGCCGTTCGGGCCGAGGAGTCCAAAAATTTCGCCGCCGTAGACTTGAAACGACAGATCATCCACGGCCCGGACCTTGTCATAGACCTTACCTAGGTGCGCAACGTCGATGGCGATCGACCGCGACATCAACTCCACCCGCCGGAGCCGCGCCGCTCGGCCACTTTGAATTGGATCAAATCACTGAGCCGCCGGGCCTGCTGCGGCAGATGTTCGGCCTCCAATAGGAATTGTTTCTCCAACGGCGTACAGTCCAGGTAGGTCGAGAGGGAGTTCACGAACACTTCGTCGCTCACGTCAGGGCGAACCAAGCTGTGGAGCGGTGACGCTTCTTCGTCCGCCTGGAGATATTCGTCGAGCACCTCCGTCAAATATCGGCGCAGCGCCGGATCCAACGGCAGGGATGGTTCGTGCGGTTTCAGGACGATGCGGGCCTCCCGATAACTTTTTTCATAGAACTCTTCGCGCACTTCGTATCGATCCAGGCCCTGCAGCAGAATATTGGATCGGCCGTCCGGCAGCATCTGCACGCTGGCCAAACGCCCGACACAGCCCATCGAAAAGATAGGTGGATTCCCATCGTACTGCTCTTCCCAGCCCTCCTTGAGCAGAGCCATGCCGATACATTGCCCTCTCGCCGCCGCATCCGCTACCATTTGACGGTACCGCGGCTCGAAAATGTGGAGCGGCAAATAGGTCTTGGGGAAGAACACGACATTGGGGAGGGGAAACACCGGAATGCGGGACGGAACGGGAAACGGCTGAGGTTTTCCCGATGTCTCGCGGGTCGGTTGCTCGCGCTCCGGTTCAAGAAACATGGCCCACGATAGCCGATGCTTTGCAAAATTGTCAACGCCACGAACGTGCCTTCCGGTCGCGACGATCGGTCGAAAACCCTTATGAATACTGGCGTTCTCTCCTCTCGCCCTCCGGCGAGAAAGGGCGCATTCGCAGATGGATTCCCTGGCACGGCAGGGCGGCTGATATGAATCCGATCGTCGTTCGAACGATGCGGCTGTTTCCTCTTTTGGCCCTCCTGCTGTCCTGTTCCGCCGTCTCTTCCGTCGACGTGGGGGCGGCCGACGGTGGGCCGGCGGAGTCGCCCATCTCCTTCCAACGTGCCTTGCCCGGCTATCAGTACCACTTTCCGTACGACCATGGCGCGCATGAAGCCTTCCGCACGGAGTGGTGGTACTACACCGGCCACCTCACCGACGCCAGCGGACGACGCTTCGGCTTTCAGCTGACCTTTTTCCGGCGCGGCATTCCGCCGGAACAGGTCAAGACCCTGCCCTCAGCCTGGTCCATCCAGCAATTGTACCTGGCCCATGTCGCGGTGACGGACCTCTCGAGCGGTCGATTCCATTACGCCGACAAACTCAGTCGTGGCGGTCTGGGCAAAGCAGGCGCGGACAGCGGGCGTCTCCATGTGTGGATCGATCGGTGGTCGCTCTCCATGGACGATCAACACCGGCAACTGCTTCAGGCCGACACCGAGGACTTCGGCCTCGACCTGCAAGTCACACCGCTCAAGCCCCCGGTTGTGCACGGCAACCAAGGGATCAGCCGCAAAGGGGGCGACCCGTCGGAAGCCTCTCACTATTATTCATTCACTCGGTTGCGGACGGAAGGTCGGTTGCGCCAAGGCAGCGAGACCGTGACCGTGACCGGCATCGGTTGGATGGACCACGAGTTCGGCTCCGCCGACCTGGGGCGAGACATCGTCGGGTGGGATTGGTTCAGCCTTCACTTCAACGACGACCGTGAACTCATGTGGTATGCGTTGCGCCGCGCCGATGGCTCCACCGATCCCGCATCGAGCGGCACGTTGGTGTTTCCGGACGGCCGCACCCAGCCGATCAACGCGGGCGACCTCTTGATCACCCCCGAAGCCTATTGGACCAGTCCTCGGTCGAAGGCGCGCTACCCCCAACGGTGGCGCCTCAGGGCTCCGTCGCTGGATCTGGATTTGGAGGTGCGTTCGCTGCTCGACGATCAGGAGTTGGACACCGCCCGCAGCACACGCGTGACTTATTGGGAGGGAGCCGTCTCGGCGGCAGGCCAGGCAGGGGGCAGAGCCGTGACGGGTCAGGGCTATGTCGAGTTAACCGGCTACGCCAAGCGATTTACACAACGACTCTGAGGCCTCCCGCTCGACTCGATTGTCACCTTGACTCGGCTATCTTCCTATGGTTAGGTCTCCGGCCATCGTGATATGCCGCGTCCCTCAATGGCTCGGACTGCCCCGTTGCACGCTCCTTGTGCTCGGGCTCCTTCTGCTCGCCTGCGGGAAGCAGGAGGCCGCGGTCGTCTCGATCGCGCTCCATCCCTCCAACCCCAATATCCTCTACATCGCCACAAATGAGGCCGTCCACAAGAGCCGAGACGGCGGACAGACGTGGGAACAATTCCCGAACTTCAGTGCACGCCGCGTGACGACCCTCGCCATCGATCCGAAACTCCCCGCCACCGTTTACGCCGGCACGATGGGCGACGCGGTCTACAAGAGCCCCGACGGTGGGCAACACTGGCTGCCGCACAACGTCGGGCTGAAGGAACACGTGTCGTTCGTGAACGAGATCATCTTCCATCCGGAGAATACCGAGTTGATCTATCTCGCCACCACGGTCGGCGCGTTCGTCTCGAAGAATGGCGGGCGCGAATGGGAAGAGCGCATGGCGGGAATGAAGGAAGTCCACATCGTCACCTGCATCGCGTTGGATCCTGCCCATCCCCGCCTCCTCTATGCCGGGACGACCGGTGGAACCTATCGCAGCGACGACGGCGGGAATTCGTGGCAAAAGGTGAACCGCGGGCTCATCCCCGAGGATGTACTCAACGCCGCCATGGCCCTCGGCGTGAACGTGTTGGTCGTCGATCCGACGAATCCCGACGTCATCTATGCGGGAACGACCAAAGGCCTGTTCCGCACCGGCAATCGCGCGGAGTCCTGGGAGACGATCGGGCAAGGACTCGCAGATCAATTTGTCAGCACGTTGATTCTCCATCCGTCGATCCCCGGCACCATGTATGTCGGCGGCCCCGCCGGGGTCTATGAGACGACGGACGGCGGCAAGACGTGGCACGCGCAGAACGAAGGGTTGGCCAGCCTGAACGTCCGCACCCTGGCGATCAGTCCGCTCGATCCACACGTGCTCTATGCGGGCACGAACGGCAGCGGTCTCTATCGATCCACCGACGGGGGGGCGCACTGGGTCCCCGTTCCGCTCACCGCTCGGCCTGCAGCCCATCGGGATCCCTAACCGCCGCATAGGTCCGCGATGCCAAAAATCCTGCTCGTTCGCCATGGAGAGACCGATTGGAACCGCAGCGGTCGCGTCATGGGCAACCAGCCGATTCCGCTGAATCCCGTCGGTGAACGGCAAGCTCGAGCCTGCGCCGAGGCGCTGGCGCACACGCCGATCGCGGCGATCTTCACCAGCCCAGTCTTGCGGGCCGTACAGACCGCGGAGATCGTCGGAGGCCCGCATGGGCTACCGTTACGACCGTTGTCCGGGCTGAGTGAAATCGGCGTGGGGGAATGGATCAATCGCTATTGGCAGGACTTTGCCGACGACCCGGCCAAGCGTGATTGGTACAGCCATCCGGATCGCGCGCGCCCCGCTGGTGGGGAAACTTTACGGGAGGTACAGGCGCGGGCGGTGGCGGCAGTGCAGCAGGCGCTCGAATCCGTCAAGGACGGCGCTTGTCTCTTCGTCTCGCACGGCGACGTCATCCGAGCGATCCTCTCCTACTACCTTGAGCTTGAGTTGGCATTCGTCCGACGGGCGCTGATCGACCACGCGTCGGTGAGCGGCTTGGAGGTCGCCGGGGAGTCGGCCCAACTCCTGTTCTTGAACCATCGAGCAGGGTTGGACCGACTGGTATAACCCGCCTCGCAACAGCTTCCCTCAGTGAGGGGCGGGAGCGGTTGTCTCGGCACCTTTGCCGTAGTACCGGCTTCCATACTCCTTCATCTCTCCCGACAAAGCGGCCCATTCCTCAGCCGTCATCAGGCCCTTCATCTTGAAGCGGAGTCCCAAAATCTTCCCTGCCGACCGCATCCGGCTGTTGTTCAATTCGTCGAGGATCTTGGTGAAGTCTTCCGGTGGAGCCGCATAATTCGCATTCAATTCATAAAGCGCACGGTGATACTGCCGATGCTGTTCACGCGCGGATTTCAACTCGGTGATGATCTCGCCCAGGACCTCGTTCACCTGCTTGACCTTCTCGGGATCCTTGACATGTTTTTCGATCAGGCCGCTCATGTCCTTGCCGGCCTTGCTCCAGTAATAATCGCCCTTTCCATACCCGTAACTGCCGTGGTGATGCGACGAACAACCCACCATGCCGGTCAGCATCAATCCGATAACGAGAACGAGAATTCGACGGCTCATCAGTCCCTCCCTAAGAATAAGATAAAGAATTCCTTGCCTCATTGGAAACGCATTGCGCCAGGCCTCACTCCTGCCGTAAGCTGCGGTGGGTTTGCGAACCGACCGAATACGCCATGGACCATTCTCCCGCTCAATCCCAGGTCAACCCCGTCGACCTGCTCCGCCAAGAGTTCCGAGAACACCTGGACCTGTTCTACAACCGACTTAAGCTGGCCGCCCCCTACCACAGCGTGGAAAAGGCCCTGAACACCCTCGCTCAATCGCTCAAAGGCTTGCCGCCTGCGGAACTCGAGCGGTTGACCACCGATCAGACTCTGCGTTGGATTCGTTTTCGACAAGCCTTCGTAGACTCCGGGTTGCATCTGAAACACCGAGGCATCATTGCAGGTCTGGTTCGCTCCAGGCAGTCACTGAATCTGCCGCCGGAGTTTGACCACCTCCTCAATCTCTACATCTCCCCATCCTAAACGCCTCGCTTGCCGTCCGTCAGGACCGTTCGAAGTTCCTCATAGACCTGCATCAACCTGGTGTTTTCGATGCGATAGGCCACGGTGATGGTCAAGAGACCAAACGCCACCACGATCAGCCCCACACCTGTCACCCCGACACCCAGCAACAGTCCTCCCAGTGAGGCCAGGCCACCCTCCATGGCATAACTGATTAGAAACCCGAGGGTGCCCAACCCGACGAGCGCAAACCAGAGGAAGGTGAGAATGGAGGAGGACCACGGCACCCGTTTGGTGCAGGTGAGCTGAAGGCCATCCTGCTCCGATGCCCATTCGATTGAGCCCTTCACAGGCCAGGCCGTACGAAACCCCATGGAAAACAATCGATAGGTCGGTCGGATTACCATGCGATTCCGCTCGGGAAAGATTCGCGCAACGCCGTGCGGCAAGGCAAGAAATCCGTTTGGGTCACAGCGTCGCACAAGGGTCTCCGCGGTGAGGGCCGCGAAATGGTCCCGGACCTGTCCGATGCCATATCCATAACGGCTGGCGTCGGAGGACAGCCGGGTGAAATACATCCAGTCACCGACGAGCAGTCCCACGAACAACACGACGGCAAAGGTTCCGGCCAAAAGCATAGCGGGCAACTTCCCACAGGCCTAGACGGAGAATCAAGCCTGCTCCTCCCAGGCTCTCGATCAGGTGGAGGAATTTGTTGACTCATCCGCAAGGCTTTGGCTACATTAGGCCCGGTTTATCCCGGCGGGTACGAAGGGGTTCGTCTGGTAGGGTCCCGCCTTCATAGATTTTTCCACGCCACACGTTTCGGTTCCCGGCACGTTCCGCGGAGGAATGTGAGAACGGAATGCTGTGATCTTGCGGAGGGACGATGGATATCGCCAAAATCGAGCGGGTGTACACAAGTTATTCCGGCATCTACGATCACATCTTCGGCAAGATTTTTCACGAGTCGCGCGAATCGGCCGTGCGTAATCTGCGCATTCGACCCGAGGAGAAGATCTTGGAAGTCGGGGTGGGAACGGGCATTGCCCTGGAGTACTATCCGAAGAACTGCGAGATCATCGGTATCGACCTTTCCTCCGGCATGCTGGCCAAGGCCCGTCAGCGCCAGTCTCACTACCACCTTGATCATGTGCGGCTGATGTTGATGGATGCAGGACAGATGGACTTTGCCGACAACACGTTCGACACCGTGATGGCCGCTTACGTCGTGACTGCCGTGCCGGACTACCGTAAAGTCGTGAACGAAATGATCCGCGTGTGCAAGCCGGGCGGCCGCATCATCATGCTCAACCACTTCAGCAACGGCAACAAGTTGATCGCGGCCGTGGAAAAAGTCATCTCTCCCCTCTGTAAACACATCGGTTTCCGGACCGACTTGTCACTGAGTCACGTCCTCGAAGGCACCAATCTCCACGTCGCTAGAAAAGAGAAGGTCAATCCCATGAAATTCTGGCATCTGGTGGAATGCGTGAACCAAAAGAACGGCAGCATCAACGGAACCGGCAGGAACGGTCACCACAGCTGAATCATTCCGACGCACTACGGGGTGAGAGGCGCGAAAGCACTTAGCGCTTCCGGCCCATCCCTCGCGGCAGGGTCCCACGCTGCTCACCGGGCGCACAGGCGTGCTCCTCAATCCACACGTCCTCGCAGACCACGTAAAAGACCCCCTGCGGATCGAACCAGAACCGGAATCGCCCATCACACAACTCCACCTGAACCGTACTGAGCGCAGACCAGTCCGCGCCATCCTGTTCGAGGAGAGACAGGTCGGAAACGCCTTGCATCGTAAGGGTCGCAAGGCGCGGCACCCCATGCGTCTCGTACCATACGACGACTGAGACCGCACTCCCAGCCGGCACTTGACGCATGGACTCTTCATCGAAGACCCAGCGCTTGGACAGGTGCACCTCCAACACGTGCCCGCCGGAAAATCCTTGCGTGTGAGTAAGAAACCACCGCAGATCGTCCGCTGTCTTAATGGAATATCCCATGGAGGAGAGAGGTCCAACAGACCTGTGAATGTAAGCCTACCCGCCCACCTTATCACGCCATGAGATAAGAGAATATGGGGAAAAGAACGTGCGGCGGGGGAACAGGGCGCTGCGGCGACTAGAAGAGGAGGTGCTGCTGTTTGAGTTCCGCCACTTGGCGTTCGAGATCACCTACCCGTTCCTGGAGTCGTTGGTTCTCCAAGCGAAGCAGATCCAGGCGATCCAACAGCTGTTCGCGCTGGATTCTCGTCCATTCCAGCGTACGCCGCAAACCGGCCAACTCCAGTTGCGCCTGTTGTCCGTCCTCAGTCCGTACACCCATAGTCACGCCTCGCGCGAAGATCACCGGCCACAGCTAGGCGGAATGGTAACGCAGTCTGATTCCGTTGCGGAGCGATTAGTGAATTATGGACGGCGGCAGAAAAAAACGGAAAGAGGCAGGGGGCCGGCGAAGCGGCCTCAGTGAGACTGAGCGGCGCGCCTCATCCTGCGCTGGTCTTGCTCACAGGATGGTTCCCACCGGTATCGAAGCAGCACCCCGTTGGCTTCCCAACCGGGAGGACAGAGTTTTCCAGTGCCATAATAGTCGGCATCCAACACGGAAAACGGCGCGACATTCTTGATCCAATCTTGCGCGTGGCCATTGGATTCAATATAGGACTGAAAAAAGTAAGCTCCCCCGGTCAAGGGTAGTTCCGGAATCACAAAATCCACGTACCCTTCTTCCTGTAGCGTAAGCGGCATCGGATCTACGACATCGGTCGAAAGGATGAACAGGTCCTGGCCCTTCCGCCCGTTGACGGAGATGCTGAGATGACAATTGCGGAACTCTTTCCCCGCCGCACAACGGTAATGCATGCGAATGACGATCTCCCGGCCGGTGATGGCCGCCGTGACAGGGTGTCGCTCGCTGTCCAGGAGTTCGATCTTGGTGAGTCGAATCTCTCCCAGACCGACTCGATCGTGGCGGGCCTCGATGGCCGTGCCCGCCGACTCGCGAATAGCATCGGCATACCCCTGCACCACCTCCTGCGTCGCCCCGATTCGAGCCACCCGTCCCTTCTCCAGCAGGATGGCCCGCTCGCAGAGGCCCTCGATGACCGTC
It contains:
- a CDS encoding metallophosphoesterase, which codes for MIARLMRWQELGRVWIGHWLSRPFHQLFNLIPGLELGLAEAAITSLPLSHAPLAGRRAVHLSDLHLDRYRPRHHALVRTVEDLGPDWIFITGDLLNVRDGLPHMVRFLSELRRLAPVFVTLGNHDHYSGLRVDEFAEQLDRIKVTLLVNQVTFVPLEDGELAIVGLDDPSLHRADLRCIPSYRPGRFTLLLAHAPNILEQLESQHHIDLGLCGHSHAGQWRIPFIPTFWLPPGCHGRTNGLYRNGAHRLYVNRGIGWSVFPVRLNCSPEIVVLDWSS
- a CDS encoding carotenoid 1,2-hydratase, with product MRLFPLLALLLSCSAVSSVDVGAADGGPAESPISFQRALPGYQYHFPYDHGAHEAFRTEWWYYTGHLTDASGRRFGFQLTFFRRGIPPEQVKTLPSAWSIQQLYLAHVAVTDLSSGRFHYADKLSRGGLGKAGADSGRLHVWIDRWSLSMDDQHRQLLQADTEDFGLDLQVTPLKPPVVHGNQGISRKGGDPSEASHYYSFTRLRTEGRLRQGSETVTVTGIGWMDHEFGSADLGRDIVGWDWFSLHFNDDRELMWYALRRADGSTDPASSGTLVFPDGRTQPINAGDLLITPEAYWTSPRSKARYPQRWRLRAPSLDLDLEVRSLLDDQELDTARSTRVTYWEGAVSAAGQAGGRAVTGQGYVELTGYAKRFTQRL
- a CDS encoding ATP-binding cassette domain-containing protein, which codes for MSRSIAIDVAHLGKVYDKVRAVDDLSFQVYGGEIFGLLGPNGAGKSTTLRILITLLQPTSGSATILGLDTVKDADRVRKTIGYVPQERAIDRFLTGREHLELLADLYHLATDEANTRIAHLLKLVELEPHADRPAKTYSGGMKRKLDIACGLLPDPKILFLDEPTLGLDVQSRLRIWDHVRAMRERGITVVMTTNYLDEADQLCDRIAIIDGGRIKALGSPTELKVGLGGDLVSLTIHEHDRVAGLEAAVKNLPAIRAVAVKPNGLDIRVDSPEKALPAILEAANRLACRLEFIDYHRPRLDDVFIAHTGRSIKDETPKEEER
- a CDS encoding MBL fold metallo-hydrolase, yielding MIRVTVLGSGTNLHPRRAAAGYVVQTDHIFLLDFGPRTLTNLIKSGVDRHRITHLLFSHFHADHFADFIPFFFDAVIFCKYEAGTRPPLTIIGPRGTKRVMGAMLSTFPSFNRAPFRVTIREVADRAIRLGDTVIRPATVTHAPRLHCLGYRIEYGGRALAYSGDSLYCDGLIRLCYEANLAILDCSFPENRPGSGHLHAGLCGRVAQEAGVDRLVLSHFYPIAERYDVRAQAGQYFSGRIRKARDLLSLRA
- a CDS encoding HEAT repeat domain-containing protein — encoded protein: MPRHAQSGHANLTAIFLLLGLVISGVWIWKRLSPEVQDVVIDQAIPIAALVCAVAVAAWIIVRKIQQRRRRVAQRARLITLFENQSSHDKRLEVAFALIEVNDYQRAGLETIAPRLQELFLTTLKRALGDKQHRVRGMAASHLGVIGDESVVPPLLKALEDDHAYVRASAALGLGRLRASAAKEKLLYASKEDWDQTVRSRAREALERIT
- a CDS encoding LON peptidase substrate-binding domain-containing protein, coding for MFLEPEREQPTRETSGKPQPFPVPSRIPVFPLPNVVFFPKTYLPLHIFEPRYRQMVADAAARGQCIGMALLKEGWEEQYDGNPPIFSMGCVGRLASVQMLPDGRSNILLQGLDRYEVREEFYEKSYREARIVLKPHEPSLPLDPALRRYLTEVLDEYLQADEEASPLHSLVRPDVSDEVFVNSLSTYLDCTPLEKQFLLEAEHLPQQARRLSDLIQFKVAERRGSGGWS
- a CDS encoding MarR family transcriptional regulator: MELPDFQNDPHLKVLRPLVETYLAFWRMDSRHIRSLRLTPSQFDVIATLGDTSGLTCAELSTATLVTKGTLTGVLDRLEEKGLIRRTPVESDRRSTRICLTAKGEELFRKIFAAHTAFLRPYFERALTAAEADQLRLLLLRLRQSFLEAPSS
- a CDS encoding ABC transporter permease, yielding MQEYWQEIRALTMRWVRRLSREKFSMLFTLVQPMLFWLIFFGNLFQRAADMQVTQAPNYISFLAAGVVVMTVLNNGLAGGVDLLFDKENGFLERLMSTPIHRTSVILSRFIFVMTITSLQVLVILGVAWLFGVQPATGLAGVATILLIGMMFGVGLTAISMAMAFSVKSHGDFFSVLGFLSLPMIFLSSALVPLSAMPGWMGFLAQFNPMTWAIDAVRPLILQGWAEALPHVGMVIVVMVLFDALCLYGGARVFRRAMG